Below is a genomic region from Paenibacillus rhizovicinus.
GACGAAGCGGCGATCGACGCGACAATCGAGGCGCACGACGAGGCGCTGCGGCGTCTATAGAACATATAGACCAGAACGTTATAGCAAGTACGGGAGATGACTGAGCATGATCCATGATCATCAAGCGCTGCCCTATGAGCGGGACGGAGAGTGGCTGTCGCTATCCAGCGAAGAACTGCTTCGTTTCGCCCATGCCGCAGGCATAGCTGCTTCTCCGATCGAGGCCGGGAGCCATCCGCATCATGTGCGGATTTGGCTGCTGGCCCTTGGTTTATTTCCGGAGAAATGGCTGAACCGGCTGTTTTCGGTCGGAGGCATTCAGTTCGAAGAAGGCGTCATCCGGTTGAAGACGTTTCTGCCCGGGGACCCTGGGAAGGACGCTGCATACCGCATGGCGCAAATGGCACTGGCGGACGGGCAAGCCAGCCTGGCCAATCCAGCAGCGACCCAAGGTAAACCAGCAACGCCCCAGGCCAAACCAGCAGCAACCCAAGCAGCTCAACCATCTCAGCCTACCTATACAGAACAAGCAGAGGCTCTCTTTCGGGACGATTGGTGCCTGGTGATGAACAAGCCGGCCGGGATGCCTGTCCATCCTTCGGCGCCTGGACAACGAGGAACGCTGGACGAAGCGGCCGTTCGAGACGGGATCCTTCATGGAGATCTGCAGCCGGCCAAACATATTCATCGGCTGGATGACGATACGGCAGGGCCTGTCTTGTATGCGCGCAACGAGCTGGCGCAGCTGCGGCTGGACGAAGCGATGCGCGAGAAAACGATCGGCAGGCAGTATGCCGCCATTATCCATGGCGTACTGAAACAGCGGACAGGCACCGTGAACGCGCCGATCGGAAAAGACCGCCATCACCGTTCCAGACGCAGAGTGACCCCGGACGGCGATCACGCGGTGACGCATTACGAGACCGTCGAGGTCTACAAGGATGCTTCGCTTGTGCGCGTATGGCTGGAAACGGGCAGAACGCATCAAATTCGCGTCCATATGAGCAATCTCGGTCATCCGCTCATCGGAGACACGCTCTACGGCGGCCGCGACGCGATACTGCGCCACCAGGCGCTGCGCGGCGAGCAGCTTTCCTTCCGGCACCCGTGGAGAAGCCGCGAAATGACGTTAACGGCACCCGAGCCTGCTTGGTTCAGTGAAGTCCGGCGCCGCCTCGCTTCCCTGTGAAAATCGTAGTCATGCCTGCCCACCCCTTGCCATATAGATAAATAGGCAAGATGAAACGGCTGGCGCCTATTAGGCTGGCGTCTGCAAGTTTCATCCCATAGAAATATAAGCAAAGTATGAGTGAACTTATACTTTCTTGTATTTGAAGAAGCTGGATTCAAGCTTTTTATGAGGGGAAAGGAGGACGACTAACGTGCCAAGCCAGTCAAACGGTTTGCGATTTGATATTTACGAGCGGGTTCATTTGCCAGATGAAGTGGCGGCGATCGACGAGCTGGATGAAATCGAGCTCGTTCCCCGCATTGGCATCGTACAACAAGACGAGCAGGTTCTGCTGAAGGGGCATCTTTTGCTGACGGGGGTATACCGGTCGGAAGAGCAGCCGCTGTCGGAGCAGGCTCTGGAGCATTGGATTCCAGTCGAAATCACGCTGCCGCTCAATCGGATTCACCGGTTGGACGACATTTCCGTGGAGATCGACAACTTCGACGTGGATGTATTGTCGACGAGGACGCTCAACATTACGGGCGTATTGTCGCTGTTCGGCATTGAAATCGAGCAGCCCAGTTCGCAGGCGGATTGGCAGCGGGAAGAGCCTTATACGGTCGTTCACAGCAGGGGAGACGAAGAATATCAATCCGAAGCGCCGCCGTTCTTCGCGGGTCAGCCGGAGGCGCAGCCGTTCTTTGCCCAGCCGCCGCAGGAACAGCCGCCATTCTTTACGCCGCCGCAAGAGCAGCCGTCGTTCTGGCAGGAAGAGCAGCAGCGCGAAGCGGCGGAACGGGAGGCGCAGCGCGCTTTAGCCGCCCAGGTAGAGGCTGAGGAAGCGCGCGAAGCGTTAGCCCGCGCCGCGAGATCAAGAGAGCAGGAACTGCTTGCGATTGCCCAGCAGGAGGTTGCCCGTCAAGAGGCGGCGAGACAGGAAGCGGTTCGTCAAGAAGCCGCTCTCCTGGAAGCGGCAAGGCAAGAAGCGGCCTTCGAGCAAGCGACGCGTCAGGAAGCCGCTCAAGGCGCGGAACGCGAAGCCTTCCAGGGCGTCGAGCAGCAGGACTTCGCCCAGCCGGAGGCGCAAGCGCTCCAATCGGAAGCGGCGCCGCCTGCTGCCGAAGAGGCGGCGTCGGAATCCGCTTCCTTCGCCCAGTCCGAGCTCGAGCCGTCAATCCGGCAGCAAGCGGTGCCTCCGTCGGTTAACGCTTCGGAATCCGTGCAGACCTTCGGCGAAGTATCCGTGCAGGATGCCGAAGAACGCAAGGAAATCCGCGTCGCATTGGCCGGCAAGCCTGCCGAGGACGACGCCGCGCAGCAAGGCGCCGGCAACGTCAGCTTCAGGTCCCTGCTGCAGTCGAGCCGGCGCGAGCAGGAAGCCAAAGCGGCAGCCGAGCTGCATGCGGAGCGCGAAGCTGCGCAGAGCCGCCGTACTTCGGGCGACGAAATCGAGTGGAAGAACCTGCTGCGGCCGAGCGAAGATAACGCCTTCCGCAAAATGCGCATCTGCATCGTGCAGCGCGAGGAAACGCTTGACCTCATCGCAGGCCGGTATCAGCTGCAGGCGCGGGAGATCGCGCTTTACAACCGGCTTAACGATCAAAGCGTCAGCGAAGGCCAAGTGTTGTACATCCCTTGACGCGGGACAGGACGGGCGCAAACAAAGCCCGGATAAGCTTGCCGGAGCCTCTGAGAGGCTATCCGGCAGGCTTTTTTAACGTTCATGGAAGGCTTTATATCGAATTCATTTCCATAATTGCGTAAAACGCCAGGGAGAAGCCCATTGGGATTGACGATTATAAATCAAAACGTGTATGATAGAAAAAATAAGGCAATAATTATTTTAAATGACGTTGATGGGGAAGAGTGGCAGGAATACCTTCAGAGAGCGGAACCGATTGCGCTGTGAGGTTCTGCAGGAATATACTGTGACTGGTCGCCCCTGAGTCGCTGGAATGAAGCGAATTCCTTCGCGTAGTTCGGCCGGCAGCAGCCGTTATCTGTTAATAAGTTGTCGAATCGGCGCAGACCGTCGTTTCGGAACAAAGGTGGTACCGCGGAAGCCAGAACCTTTCGTCCTTTGCTATAAGGGCGAGAGGTTTATTTTTTTTTCGATTTACGAGGGGAAACGGTTTTCGATTAGCGATCAACGACCGGTCATGCGCGATTCGCGTCAGGAACCGGATGAGGACATATTATGGAGGTAGGAACTGACATGTCGCAGAAACAAACGATGACTGAAATGCCGACGACCTATGACCCTAAGGCCGCGGAATCCAAATGGTATCCTTACTGGATGGAGGGCAAGTTTTTCGAAGCGGGCAAGCGCCCGGATGCCGAGACGTACACGATCGTTATACCGCCGCCGAACGTCACGGGGATGCTGCACATCGGGCATGCGCTCGATTTTACGCTGCAGGATATTTTGATTCGGGCGAAACGGATGCAAGGCTTTGACACGTTGTGGCTTCCGGGTACGGACCACGCCGGCATCGCGACGCAGACGAAGGTTGAACAGAAGCTGCGCGAAGAAGGATTGTCCCGGTACGATCTGGGCCGCGAGAAGTTTCTGGAGAAGGTGTGGGAGTGGAAGGACAGCTACGCTGCGACCATTCATGAGCAATGGGCCAAAATGGGCTTCTCGCTCGATTACTCGCGCGAACGCTTCACGCTGGACGAAGGTCTCTCCCGCGCCGTTCGCGAAGTTTTCGTACGTCTCTACGAGAAGGGCTTAATCTACCGCGGCAAGAAGATTATCAACTGGGATCCGGCGGCTCGCACGGCGCTCTCGGATATCGAGGTTGAACATAAAGAAGTCAACGGACATCTGTACCATCTGCAATATCCGCTGAAGAACGGTTCCGGTTTCATTACGGTCGCTACGACCCGTCCGGAAACGATGCTCGGCGATACGGCGGTTGCGGTACATCCGGAAGACGAGCGCTACAAGCACCTGATCGGCGAAATGATCGTACTGCCGATTATCGGCCGGGAAATCCCGATTATCGGCGACGAATACGTCGAGAAGGAATTCGGCTCCGGCGCCGTCAAAATTACGCCTGCGCACGATCCGAACGACTTCGAGGTCGGCCTTCGCCATCAGCTGCCGCAAATCGTCGTCATGGACGAAAGCGGCACGATGAACGCGGAAGCCGGACCCTATAACGGCATGGACCGCGCGGATTGCCGCAAGCGCATCGTAGCGGATATGCAAGCCAGCGGGGTTTGCATCAAAATCGAAGACCATGTCCATCAAGTCGGACACAGCGAGCGCAGCGGCGCGGTCGTCGAGCCTTACTTGTCGACGCAATGGTTCGTCGACATGAAACCGCTGGCTGATGCGGCGATCGAGGCGCAGAAGAGCGGCAAAGGCGTTAATTTCGTACCGGATCGGTTCGATAAAACGTATCTGCAATGGATCGAAAACGTACGCGACTGGTGTATTTCCCGCCAGCTCTGGTGGGGTCACCGCATTCCGGCTTGGTATTGCGACGCTTGCGGCGCGATGCATGTCGAGCGCGAGGACCAAACGGCGTGTTCGGCTTGCGGAAGCGAATCGCTCCGTCAAGACGAAGACGTGCTCGACACCTGGTTCAGCTCAGGTCTATGGCCGTTCTCCACGCTTGGCTGGCCGGAACAAACGGAAGATCTGAAACGCTTCTACCCGACCGATGTCCTGGTTACGGGTTACGATATTATTTACTTCTGGGTTGCCCGGATGATCTTCACCGCCATCGAATTCACGGATGAAATTCCGTTCAAAGACGTTCTGATGCATGGTCTCGTTCGCGACGAGAACGGCAAGAAAATGTCCAAATCGCTCGGAAACGGCGTCGATCCGCTGGAAGTGATCGAGAAATACGGCGCGGATGCCATGCGTTATATGATTTCCACGAGCAGCACGCCGGGCCAGGATTTGCGTTTCCGCTGGGAGCGGGTCGAGCAAGCGCGCAACTTCGCCAACAAGATCTGGAACGCGTCGCGCTTTGCGCTGATGAACTTGGAAGGCGTGACAGCAGCCGACATCGACATCAACGTGAAGCTTGGCACTGCCGACCGCTGGATCCTGCATCGCCTGAATGCGGCGGTTGCGGACACGACGCGGCTGATCGACAGCTACGATTTCGGCGAAACGGGCCGCGTCCTGTACAATTTCATCTGGGATGACTTGTGCGACTGGTACATCGAGTTCGCGAAGCTGAACCTGAACGGCACGGATGCCGAGGCGAAACGCGCGACGCAATCGGTCCTCGCTTATGTCCTGGACCGCACGCAGCGCCTGATCCACCCGTTCATGCCGTTTATCAGCGAAGAGATTTGGCAGCATCTGCCGCATGAAGGCGAAACGATCACGCTCGCGCCATGGCCGG
It encodes:
- a CDS encoding RluA family pseudouridine synthase, encoding MIHDHQALPYERDGEWLSLSSEELLRFAHAAGIAASPIEAGSHPHHVRIWLLALGLFPEKWLNRLFSVGGIQFEEGVIRLKTFLPGDPGKDAAYRMAQMALADGQASLANPAATQGKPATPQAKPAATQAAQPSQPTYTEQAEALFRDDWCLVMNKPAGMPVHPSAPGQRGTLDEAAVRDGILHGDLQPAKHIHRLDDDTAGPVLYARNELAQLRLDEAMREKTIGRQYAAIIHGVLKQRTGTVNAPIGKDRHHRSRRRVTPDGDHAVTHYETVEVYKDASLVRVWLETGRTHQIRVHMSNLGHPLIGDTLYGGRDAILRHQALRGEQLSFRHPWRSREMTLTAPEPAWFSEVRRRLASL
- a CDS encoding valine--tRNA ligase, which gives rise to MSQKQTMTEMPTTYDPKAAESKWYPYWMEGKFFEAGKRPDAETYTIVIPPPNVTGMLHIGHALDFTLQDILIRAKRMQGFDTLWLPGTDHAGIATQTKVEQKLREEGLSRYDLGREKFLEKVWEWKDSYAATIHEQWAKMGFSLDYSRERFTLDEGLSRAVREVFVRLYEKGLIYRGKKIINWDPAARTALSDIEVEHKEVNGHLYHLQYPLKNGSGFITVATTRPETMLGDTAVAVHPEDERYKHLIGEMIVLPIIGREIPIIGDEYVEKEFGSGAVKITPAHDPNDFEVGLRHQLPQIVVMDESGTMNAEAGPYNGMDRADCRKRIVADMQASGVCIKIEDHVHQVGHSERSGAVVEPYLSTQWFVDMKPLADAAIEAQKSGKGVNFVPDRFDKTYLQWIENVRDWCISRQLWWGHRIPAWYCDACGAMHVEREDQTACSACGSESLRQDEDVLDTWFSSGLWPFSTLGWPEQTEDLKRFYPTDVLVTGYDIIYFWVARMIFTAIEFTDEIPFKDVLMHGLVRDENGKKMSKSLGNGVDPLEVIEKYGADAMRYMISTSSTPGQDLRFRWERVEQARNFANKIWNASRFALMNLEGVTAADIDINVKLGTADRWILHRLNAAVADTTRLIDSYDFGETGRVLYNFIWDDLCDWYIEFAKLNLNGTDAEAKRATQSVLAYVLDRTQRLIHPFMPFISEEIWQHLPHEGETITLAPWPAYDAAFEAPDAVAEMELLMEMIRSVRNIRAEVNVPMSKKIELQIKPSGANEAAILARNEEFIVRFCGTSKLDISLDLTAPDKAMTAIVTGAEMYLPLAGLIDIAQEIARLEKEIQHLDNEVQRVEKKLANEGFVAKAPAKVIEEEKAKMADYADKRDKVNARIAELRG
- a CDS encoding LysM peptidoglycan-binding domain-containing protein — protein: MPSQSNGLRFDIYERVHLPDEVAAIDELDEIELVPRIGIVQQDEQVLLKGHLLLTGVYRSEEQPLSEQALEHWIPVEITLPLNRIHRLDDISVEIDNFDVDVLSTRTLNITGVLSLFGIEIEQPSSQADWQREEPYTVVHSRGDEEYQSEAPPFFAGQPEAQPFFAQPPQEQPPFFTPPQEQPSFWQEEQQREAAEREAQRALAAQVEAEEAREALARAARSREQELLAIAQQEVARQEAARQEAVRQEAALLEAARQEAAFEQATRQEAAQGAEREAFQGVEQQDFAQPEAQALQSEAAPPAAEEAASESASFAQSELEPSIRQQAVPPSVNASESVQTFGEVSVQDAEERKEIRVALAGKPAEDDAAQQGAGNVSFRSLLQSSRREQEAKAAAELHAEREAAQSRRTSGDEIEWKNLLRPSEDNAFRKMRICIVQREETLDLIAGRYQLQAREIALYNRLNDQSVSEGQVLYIP